A single region of the Microlunatus panaciterrae genome encodes:
- a CDS encoding HAD-IB family hydrolase yields MTAVPAAAFRRSAVATAAGPTLDGRLSELLAGKKIVMTGVTGFIGEQVLWKILTELPETAPAVLVRRKGSASARERVIGLVKKKIFTQLREAAGGAEQLVDARIQVIEGDLPNVPELPADLDVVMHCAGDVSFDPPIDQAFTTNVIGTRALMRRMIEAVTDEAGNITKVPHYVHISTAYTAGRRRGAIPEAPHEHSIDYETETRAGLAMRELIEAESRTAEQLTRLRKEAEREHRAAGFLTTAADTERRRKDWVQEKLVEAGTERARSLGWTDVYTFTKALGERVVADLGANLHVSIVRPAIVESSWLHPYPGWIEGFKMAEPLILAYGRGELPEFPASPDSVVDIVPCDHVVNAILAVCATVPEVGRPEYYHVASGARNPLTFRELYDHVRSYFTAHPFDGGERGAAHLPQWQFPGATSVERLLTNSERAHKVAERVLARAPRSERIRKIARDLDRARVRMTFLRRYLGLYNEYAQSELHFVDDNTLRLTRSLHPDDQPIFAFDTAVYDWTTYIEEVHCPSITEPVRRMDAIRRKRGARPTTMKDLSRDTAGSQALAVFDLDGTVMTTNVIETYLWARLPELSKLRQAAEVGAVLRKLPSYIKAERRDRGTFLRAVYRRYQGADLAALEEFVDNEMAPHVLSRLSPDAVRRIRAHRAAGHTTILITGVVRPLTRPLRPLFDVIVAADLATDADGRCTGFLTGPPLVGESRAAWLRHFAALNGIDLSRSFAYADSHSDQPMLAAVGNPVAVSPDVPLMRAARANQWSMAEWRIKPQAFRWTMPK; encoded by the coding sequence ATGACGGCCGTCCCCGCGGCGGCCTTCCGCCGCTCCGCTGTCGCCACCGCTGCCGGGCCGACTCTCGACGGCCGGCTGAGCGAGCTGCTCGCCGGCAAGAAGATCGTCATGACCGGTGTCACGGGTTTCATCGGTGAACAGGTGCTCTGGAAGATCCTGACCGAGCTCCCGGAGACCGCGCCCGCGGTCCTGGTCCGACGGAAGGGTTCCGCGTCCGCCCGGGAGCGCGTGATCGGCCTGGTCAAGAAGAAGATCTTCACCCAGCTGCGGGAGGCGGCCGGCGGCGCCGAGCAGCTGGTGGATGCCCGGATCCAGGTGATCGAGGGCGACCTGCCGAACGTCCCCGAGCTGCCCGCCGATCTCGACGTGGTGATGCATTGCGCCGGAGACGTGTCCTTCGACCCGCCGATCGACCAGGCGTTCACCACCAATGTGATCGGCACCCGGGCCCTGATGCGGCGGATGATTGAGGCCGTCACCGACGAGGCTGGCAATATCACCAAGGTGCCGCACTATGTGCACATCTCCACCGCCTACACGGCCGGACGGCGCCGTGGCGCCATCCCGGAGGCTCCGCACGAGCACAGCATCGACTACGAGACCGAGACCCGGGCCGGGCTGGCCATGCGCGAGCTGATCGAGGCCGAGTCCCGCACCGCCGAGCAGCTCACCCGGCTGCGCAAGGAGGCTGAGCGGGAGCATCGCGCCGCCGGCTTCCTGACCACGGCCGCCGACACCGAGCGCCGCCGCAAGGACTGGGTGCAGGAGAAGCTGGTCGAGGCCGGCACCGAACGGGCCCGGTCGCTGGGCTGGACCGACGTCTACACCTTCACCAAGGCACTGGGTGAGAGGGTGGTCGCCGATCTCGGGGCCAACCTGCACGTCTCGATCGTCCGTCCCGCCATCGTCGAGTCGTCCTGGTTGCACCCGTACCCCGGATGGATCGAGGGGTTCAAGATGGCCGAGCCGCTGATCCTGGCGTACGGCCGGGGCGAGCTGCCCGAGTTCCCGGCCTCACCGGACTCGGTGGTCGACATCGTGCCCTGCGACCACGTCGTGAACGCCATCCTCGCCGTCTGCGCGACTGTGCCCGAGGTCGGCAGACCCGAGTACTACCACGTGGCCTCCGGGGCGCGGAACCCACTGACCTTCCGCGAGCTGTACGACCACGTCCGCTCCTACTTCACCGCCCACCCCTTCGACGGCGGCGAGCGTGGCGCCGCCCACCTGCCGCAATGGCAGTTCCCCGGTGCCACGTCGGTCGAGCGGCTGCTGACGAACTCCGAGCGCGCCCACAAGGTGGCCGAACGGGTGCTGGCGAGAGCCCCGCGCTCGGAGCGGATTCGCAAGATCGCCCGCGACCTGGACCGGGCACGGGTCCGGATGACCTTCTTGCGCCGCTACCTGGGCCTGTACAACGAGTATGCCCAGTCCGAGCTGCACTTCGTCGACGACAACACGCTGCGGCTGACCCGGTCGCTGCACCCGGATGACCAGCCGATCTTCGCCTTCGACACCGCCGTCTACGACTGGACCACCTACATCGAGGAGGTGCACTGCCCGTCGATCACCGAGCCGGTCCGCAGGATGGACGCCATCCGGCGCAAGCGGGGTGCGCGTCCCACCACGATGAAAGACCTGAGCAGGGACACCGCCGGGTCGCAGGCCCTGGCCGTCTTCGACCTGGACGGCACGGTGATGACCACGAACGTCATCGAGACCTACCTCTGGGCCCGACTGCCGGAGCTCAGCAAGCTGCGTCAGGCTGCCGAGGTGGGCGCGGTGCTGCGCAAGCTGCCCAGCTACATCAAGGCGGAAAGGCGCGACCGCGGCACCTTCCTGCGTGCGGTGTACCGGCGCTACCAGGGCGCCGACCTGGCCGCCCTGGAGGAGTTCGTCGACAACGAGATGGCCCCGCACGTGCTCAGCCGGCTGTCCCCGGACGCGGTCCGCCGGATCCGGGCCCACCGCGCCGCCGGACACACCACCATCCTGATCACCGGTGTCGTCCGGCCGCTGACCAGGCCGCTACGGCCGCTGTTCGACGTCATCGTCGCCGCCGACCTGGCCACCGACGCCGACGGCCGGTGCACCGGGTTCCTCACCGGGCCGCCGCTGGTGGGCGAGTCACGGGCGGCCTGGCTGCGGCACTTCGCCGCCTTGAACGGGATCGACCTGTCCCGAAGCTTCGCCTACGCCGACTCGCACTCAGACCAGCCCATGCTGGCGGCGGTCGGCAACCCGGTGGCGGTGAGCCCGGACGTACCCCTGATGCGGGCCGCCCGGGCCAACCAGTGGTCGATGGCCGAATGGCGGATCAAGCCGCAGGCGTTCCGCTGGACGATGCCGAAATGA
- the ruvB gene encoding Holliday junction branch migration DNA helicase RuvB, with protein MTDHDAVSEQDPRSTHHQSAGYEIVDPHPDPDEEAAESALRPTSLSEFEGQERVSDQLGLVLEAARHRGTVPDHVLLSGPPGLGKTTLAMIIAAEMSAPLRISSGPAIQHAGDLAAILSGLTEGEVFFLDEIHRMSRPAEEMLYLAMEDFRVDVVVGKGPGATAIPLEIPRFTLVGATTRAGLLPGPLRDRFGFTAQLDFYHTAALEHIVFRSARLLGAQLHAEGAAEIARRSRGTPRIANRLLRRVRDFAQVRADGFITPAVAQAALELYEVDEQGLDRLDRAVLQAMCHRFGGGPVGLSTLAISVGEERETVEEVAEPFLVREGFLMRTQRGRVATAAAWQHLGLAPPTGVQGGQGAPDLFGGL; from the coding sequence ATGACCGACCATGATGCAGTGAGCGAGCAGGACCCCCGGTCGACGCACCACCAGTCGGCCGGCTACGAAATCGTCGATCCGCACCCGGACCCGGACGAGGAAGCGGCCGAGTCGGCGCTACGGCCGACCAGCCTGTCGGAGTTCGAAGGCCAGGAGCGCGTCAGCGACCAGCTCGGGCTGGTGCTCGAGGCGGCCAGGCACCGGGGTACGGTGCCGGACCACGTGCTGCTGTCCGGTCCGCCCGGGCTGGGCAAGACGACCCTGGCCATGATCATCGCCGCCGAGATGTCGGCTCCGCTGCGGATCTCCAGCGGGCCCGCCATCCAGCACGCCGGCGACCTGGCCGCCATCCTGTCCGGCCTCACCGAGGGTGAGGTCTTCTTCCTCGATGAGATCCACCGGATGTCACGTCCCGCGGAGGAGATGCTCTATCTCGCTATGGAGGACTTCCGGGTCGACGTGGTGGTCGGCAAGGGGCCGGGCGCGACCGCGATCCCGCTGGAGATCCCGCGCTTTACCCTGGTAGGTGCCACCACCCGGGCCGGGCTGCTGCCCGGACCGCTGCGGGACCGGTTCGGCTTCACCGCTCAGCTGGACTTCTACCACACCGCAGCGCTGGAGCACATCGTGTTCCGGTCGGCGCGGCTGCTCGGCGCCCAACTGCATGCCGAGGGGGCAGCCGAGATCGCCCGCCGTTCCCGGGGCACGCCCCGGATCGCCAACCGGCTGCTCCGCCGGGTCCGCGACTTCGCCCAGGTGCGGGCCGACGGCTTCATCACACCGGCGGTCGCGCAGGCGGCGCTGGAGCTCTACGAGGTGGACGAGCAGGGTCTGGACCGACTGGACCGGGCGGTGCTGCAGGCGATGTGCCACCGGTTCGGGGGCGGGCCGGTTGGGCTGTCCACCTTGGCCATCTCGGTCGGGGAGGAACGCGAGACGGTCGAGGAGGTGGCCGAGCCGTTCCTGGTCCGGGAGGGCTTCCTGATGCGCACCCAGCGCGGCCGGGTGGCGACCGCGGCGGCCTGGCAGCACCTGGGTCTGGCCCCGCCGACCGGTGTGCAGGGTGGCCAGGGCGCGCCCGACCTGTTCGGCGGACTCTAG
- a CDS encoding lysophospholipid acyltransferase family protein: MTPKLPIPRRRENRPAAAEPTDVSEASPGTARTDWARRGPVRVLREVVQVAGLRTLLRAEVSMEVQGLDRIRDLEGPALIVANHSSHLDTALLLCTLPADRRRRTAVAAAKDYFFDTWWRAAGSAIAFNTFPIDRQAGALSATPGKLLSEGWSVLLYPEGTRSKDGYLGRFRLGAAWLAAQHQVPVIPVGLRGSYAAMPRGKSWPVSGRPRVSVRYGDPIVPRPGETPRELAPKIAAAVKQLIEEDSGTWWQSQRGAAAVVVEPPAGSWRRIWQQTEPPAPGGGSERTKIWRN, encoded by the coding sequence ATGACTCCCAAGCTGCCGATCCCGCGTCGTCGGGAGAACCGACCAGCCGCCGCCGAGCCCACCGACGTGAGCGAGGCGAGCCCGGGCACCGCCCGCACCGACTGGGCCCGGCGCGGGCCGGTCAGGGTGCTGCGCGAGGTGGTCCAGGTCGCCGGCCTGAGGACGTTGCTGCGAGCCGAGGTGTCGATGGAGGTGCAGGGGCTGGACCGGATCCGCGACCTGGAGGGTCCTGCCCTGATCGTGGCCAACCACTCGAGCCACCTGGACACCGCCCTGCTGCTGTGCACGCTGCCAGCCGACCGTCGGCGGCGGACGGCGGTGGCCGCGGCCAAGGACTACTTCTTCGATACCTGGTGGCGTGCTGCCGGGTCCGCCATCGCCTTCAACACTTTCCCGATCGACCGGCAGGCGGGTGCCCTCAGCGCCACGCCCGGCAAGCTGCTGTCGGAGGGGTGGAGTGTGTTGCTCTATCCGGAGGGCACCCGCTCCAAGGACGGCTACCTCGGCCGGTTCCGGCTCGGCGCCGCCTGGCTGGCCGCCCAGCACCAGGTTCCGGTGATTCCGGTCGGGCTGCGCGGCAGCTATGCCGCGATGCCGCGCGGCAAGTCCTGGCCGGTCAGCGGCCGGCCTCGGGTCAGCGTCCGCTACGGCGACCCGATCGTGCCGCGACCCGGCGAGACCCCACGTGAGCTTGCGCCGAAGATCGCGGCTGCTGTGAAACAGTTGATCGAGGAGGACAGCGGCACCTGGTGGCAGTCGCAGCGCGGCGCCGCGGCGGTGGTTGTCGAGCCGCCGGCTGGGAGCTGGCGGCGGATCTGGCAGCAGACCGAGCCACCCGCCCCGGGCGGCGGGTCCGAACGAACGAAGATCTGGCGGAATTGA
- a CDS encoding YebC/PmpR family DNA-binding transcriptional regulator gives MSGHSKWATTKHKKAVVDARRGKLFAKLIKNIEVAAKMGGGDPAGNPTLYDAIQKAKKSSVPNDNIDRAVKRGSGAEGGGADYETLMYEGYGPAGVAMLIECLTDNRNRSASDVRVAMTRNGGTMADAGSCSYMFARKGVVVLAKEQDSRTLTEDDLLEAALDAGAEEVNDLGDSFEVISDPGDVVGVRQAIQSAGLDYDSAEVSFVPSVTVEVDGETVGKIFRLIEALEDSDDVQNVYANFDAPEDALADAG, from the coding sequence ATGTCGGGACATTCGAAGTGGGCGACGACCAAGCACAAGAAGGCGGTCGTCGACGCCCGACGAGGGAAGCTGTTCGCGAAGCTGATCAAGAACATCGAGGTGGCCGCCAAGATGGGCGGCGGCGACCCGGCGGGCAACCCCACCCTGTACGACGCCATCCAGAAGGCGAAGAAGAGCTCGGTACCCAACGACAACATCGACCGTGCGGTCAAGCGCGGCTCGGGCGCCGAGGGCGGTGGCGCTGACTACGAGACGCTGATGTACGAGGGCTACGGACCGGCCGGGGTGGCGATGCTGATCGAGTGCCTGACCGACAACCGCAACCGTTCGGCTTCAGACGTGCGGGTGGCCATGACCCGCAACGGCGGCACCATGGCCGATGCCGGCAGCTGCTCGTACATGTTCGCCCGTAAGGGCGTGGTGGTGCTGGCCAAGGAGCAGGACAGCCGGACGCTGACCGAGGACGACCTGCTGGAGGCGGCGCTCGATGCGGGCGCCGAGGAGGTCAACGACCTGGGGGACAGCTTCGAGGTGATCTCCGACCCAGGAGATGTCGTCGGCGTGCGGCAGGCCATCCAGTCCGCCGGCCTGGACTACGACTCGGCCGAGGTGTCGTTCGTGCCCTCTGTCACGGTCGAGGTGGATGGCGAGACCGTCGGCAAGATCTTCCGCCTGATCGAGGCGCTCGAGGACTCCGACGACGTGCAGAACGTCTATGCGAACTTCGACGCCCCGGAGGACGCGCTGGCCGACGCGGGCTGA
- the ruvA gene encoding Holliday junction branch migration protein RuvA: MIAQLSGTVIGLGPTSAVIEVGGLGVVALCSPGTTAGLRMGQPATLHTSLIVREDSLTLYGFAGGDERDFFELLLTATGVGPKLAQAALAVLTPDELRTAISTENLVQLTKVPGIGRKGAQRIVIELKDKMNAVGLASVPAAGPASSNPWREQVSQGLQGLGWSAKDADAACADVEHLAADDPPASVAMLMRAALQRLAKS; the protein is encoded by the coding sequence GTGATCGCGCAACTGTCCGGAACGGTGATCGGGCTCGGGCCGACGTCGGCTGTGATCGAGGTCGGCGGCCTCGGCGTGGTCGCCCTGTGCAGCCCGGGTACCACCGCCGGGCTGAGGATGGGCCAACCGGCCACCCTGCACACCTCGCTGATCGTCCGGGAGGACTCCCTCACCCTGTACGGCTTCGCCGGTGGCGACGAACGGGACTTCTTCGAGCTGCTGCTGACGGCCACCGGCGTCGGGCCCAAGCTGGCCCAGGCCGCGCTGGCCGTGCTGACCCCCGACGAGCTGCGGACCGCGATCAGCACCGAGAACCTGGTGCAGCTGACCAAGGTGCCGGGGATCGGGCGCAAGGGTGCCCAACGGATCGTGATCGAGCTCAAGGACAAGATGAACGCTGTCGGGCTGGCCAGTGTGCCGGCGGCCGGGCCGGCCAGCTCGAACCCGTGGCGGGAACAGGTCAGCCAGGGTCTGCAGGGACTGGGCTGGAGCGCGAAGGACGCCGACGCCGCCTGCGCCGACGTCGAGCATCTGGCCGCCGACGACCCGCCGGCGAGCGTCGCGATGCTGATGCGGGCCGCGCTGCAGCGGTTGGCCAAGAGCTAG
- the yajC gene encoding preprotein translocase subunit YajC, whose translation MEQYSTLLLIVAMIALFYFLILRPQKKRQQAQQRTLNSLTPGTQVLLASGVFGNIVEIGEKQAVLEVSPGVQMTVLKAAIARVATDADLEPPLEETEFEESELDEVGDAEPIGTVPDDASSLTDRHDAVEPVATEPDGSTPARTDAAPTSEQSAFESPRLDQPAGDETFQAQEPQRLRDPNKE comes from the coding sequence ATGGAACAATATTCGACCCTGTTACTGATCGTGGCGATGATCGCCCTCTTCTACTTCCTCATCCTGAGGCCGCAGAAGAAGCGTCAGCAGGCCCAGCAGCGGACCCTGAACTCCCTCACCCCCGGGACGCAGGTGCTTCTGGCCAGCGGAGTCTTCGGCAACATCGTGGAGATCGGTGAGAAGCAGGCGGTCCTCGAGGTGTCGCCGGGTGTGCAGATGACGGTGCTCAAGGCCGCGATCGCCCGGGTGGCGACGGATGCCGACCTGGAACCGCCGCTGGAGGAGACGGAGTTCGAGGAGTCGGAGTTGGACGAGGTCGGCGACGCCGAGCCGATCGGCACCGTTCCCGATGACGCCTCCAGCCTGACCGATCGGCACGACGCCGTCGAGCCGGTCGCCACCGAGCCGGACGGGTCCACGCCGGCGCGCACGGACGCTGCTCCCACCTCGGAGCAGTCCGCGTTCGAGAGCCCCCGTCTCGACCAGCCGGCCGGTGACGAGACGTTCCAGGCCCAGGAACCGCAGCGCCTGCGCGACCCGAACAAGGAATAG
- the ruvC gene encoding crossover junction endodeoxyribonuclease RuvC yields MRVLGIDPGLTRCGLGVVEGGMGRPPTLVAVDVVRTPTELDVARRLVQIEAAVEEWLTTYRPDTLAVERVFAQHNVQTVMGTAQAAGVAMLAAARRGIPVVLHTPSEVKAAITGSGRAGKDQVGAMVTRILRLDSPPRPADAADALALAICHVWRGSANHRINDALQAAAAQSRRQRQAFAAQVKEKK; encoded by the coding sequence ATGCGCGTACTCGGCATCGACCCCGGCCTGACCCGCTGCGGGCTCGGCGTCGTCGAGGGCGGCATGGGCCGGCCCCCGACGCTGGTGGCGGTCGACGTCGTCCGCACGCCGACCGAGCTGGACGTGGCGCGCCGGCTGGTCCAGATCGAGGCGGCGGTGGAGGAATGGCTGACGACCTACCGACCGGACACCCTGGCGGTGGAGCGGGTGTTCGCCCAGCACAACGTGCAGACGGTGATGGGCACCGCCCAGGCGGCCGGGGTAGCGATGCTCGCTGCGGCCAGGCGGGGGATCCCGGTCGTGCTGCACACCCCGAGCGAGGTGAAGGCGGCCATCACCGGGTCCGGACGGGCAGGCAAGGACCAGGTCGGAGCCATGGTGACCAGGATCCTGCGCCTCGACAGCCCGCCCAGGCCCGCCGACGCGGCCGATGCCCTGGCACTGGCCATCTGCCATGTCTGGCGCGGGTCGGCGAACCACCGCATCAACGACGCACTGCAGGCGGCCGCGGCTCAGTCCAGGCGGCAGCGGCAGGCGTTCGCAGCCCAGGTCAAGGAGAAGAAGTGA
- the priA gene encoding bifunctional 1-(5-phosphoribosyl)-5-((5-phosphoribosylamino)methylideneamino)imidazole-4-carboxamide isomerase/phosphoribosylanthranilate isomerase PriA: protein MDSLVLLPAVDVADGQAVQLVQGRAGSEKRFGDPRVAAQRWADAGAEWIHLVDLDAAFGRGDNAAVIAEVTAAMPLKVELSGGIRDDASLERALATGCARVNIGTAALERPEWCEEIIASHGDRIAIGLDVRGRRLAARGWTEEGGDLYETLDRLDRAGCARFVVTDVASDGMLAGPNFELLRNVCARTDKPVIASGGISTLADIAALTELVGAGVEGAIIGTALYVGNFTIEEALATAQGRPVSEPADRGLGGL from the coding sequence GTGGATTCATTGGTGCTGTTGCCTGCCGTGGACGTCGCCGACGGTCAGGCCGTCCAACTCGTTCAGGGCAGGGCCGGTTCGGAGAAGAGGTTCGGGGACCCGAGGGTCGCCGCGCAACGCTGGGCCGACGCCGGCGCGGAATGGATCCATCTGGTGGACCTCGATGCCGCCTTCGGCCGGGGGGACAACGCCGCTGTGATCGCCGAGGTCACGGCCGCGATGCCGCTCAAGGTGGAGCTGTCCGGCGGCATCCGAGACGATGCGAGCCTGGAGCGGGCACTGGCGACCGGATGTGCCCGGGTGAACATCGGCACGGCCGCACTGGAACGTCCGGAGTGGTGCGAGGAGATCATCGCCAGCCACGGTGACCGGATCGCCATCGGCCTCGATGTCAGGGGCCGTCGGCTGGCCGCCCGCGGTTGGACCGAGGAGGGTGGCGACCTCTACGAGACACTGGACCGGCTCGACCGTGCCGGCTGCGCCCGGTTCGTGGTCACCGACGTCGCCTCGGACGGCATGCTGGCCGGGCCCAACTTCGAGCTGCTCCGCAACGTCTGCGCCCGCACCGACAAGCCGGTCATCGCCAGCGGCGGGATCTCGACGCTGGCGGACATCGCGGCGCTGACCGAGCTGGTGGGTGCCGGGGTCGAGGGTGCGATCATCGGCACGGCGCTCTATGTCGGCAACTTCACCATCGAGGAGGCCCTGGCGACAGCGCAGGGCCGCCCGGTGAGCGAGCCGGCCGACCGTGGACTGGGGGGCCTATGA
- a CDS encoding lactate racemase domain-containing protein, which produces MARPGFVHEVDTRTPPLLIPTGDTFRLERLPLGTQVVYPPEALPALPDVEAAIDEALGQPLGSDPLADRLRAGMKLTIAFDDVTVPAPRMRRPDIRGRIIEKVLGLAAAAGVDDVELLVGNGLQRRITQAEMLHLLGERVFRSFFADGRLNNHDATDVHGSINARAAESDLLVYVHVTVSPLGNGVAAVLKGLGPAELLLERGGLDAVRSGQTEPVPEWGTLPPIFSVEAVLDNNAFPTGLDFLAKREWEWSLRDRMTSSAVMRALELAPAKARRRLVNSAEASFGVIQVRAGDPGAVAEASASKVRQQQLVEVKGQADVMITGVGQHSPYSADSVLNPILAAWMALGHTFAAHTGLPVVREGGALIVYHPAVNEFSSLHHPSYVDFFADVLSAGTDATEVRDTFQAKYAEDAWYAHLYRSGNAYHGAHPFLLWYQLSRAVEHCGDIIWVGADIATVERLGFRSASTLHDALEIVAPTVGRTPKISYLHQPTHLIADVR; this is translated from the coding sequence ATGGCACGTCCAGGCTTCGTCCACGAGGTCGACACCCGCACCCCGCCGTTGCTGATCCCCACCGGCGACACCTTCCGGCTGGAACGACTTCCGCTCGGCACCCAGGTGGTCTACCCGCCGGAGGCACTGCCGGCGTTGCCCGACGTCGAGGCCGCCATCGACGAGGCCCTCGGCCAGCCGTTGGGCAGTGACCCGCTGGCCGATCGGCTGCGGGCAGGAATGAAGCTGACCATCGCCTTCGACGACGTCACCGTGCCGGCGCCACGGATGCGGCGCCCCGACATCAGGGGCCGGATCATCGAGAAGGTGTTGGGGCTGGCGGCCGCAGCCGGAGTCGACGACGTCGAACTGCTGGTCGGCAACGGTCTGCAGCGCCGGATCACCCAGGCCGAGATGCTGCATCTGCTCGGTGAGCGGGTCTTCCGTTCCTTCTTCGCCGACGGTCGGCTCAACAATCACGACGCGACTGACGTGCACGGCTCGATCAACGCCCGCGCGGCCGAGTCCGACCTGCTGGTGTACGTCCACGTCACCGTGTCGCCCTTGGGGAACGGCGTGGCGGCCGTACTGAAGGGGCTCGGCCCGGCCGAGCTGCTGCTCGAGCGCGGCGGGCTGGACGCCGTCCGGTCCGGCCAGACCGAACCCGTTCCTGAGTGGGGCACCCTGCCGCCGATCTTCAGCGTGGAGGCCGTGCTGGACAACAACGCCTTCCCCACCGGTCTGGACTTCCTGGCCAAGCGGGAGTGGGAGTGGAGCCTGCGGGACCGGATGACCTCCTCAGCCGTGATGCGCGCCCTCGAGCTGGCGCCGGCCAAGGCGCGACGCCGGCTGGTCAACTCGGCCGAGGCGTCCTTCGGGGTCATCCAGGTCAGGGCCGGGGACCCGGGGGCGGTGGCCGAAGCATCGGCGTCGAAGGTGCGTCAGCAACAGCTGGTGGAGGTCAAGGGCCAGGCCGACGTGATGATCACCGGAGTCGGCCAGCATTCGCCCTACAGCGCAGACTCGGTCCTCAACCCGATCCTGGCCGCCTGGATGGCTCTGGGGCACACCTTCGCCGCGCACACCGGCTTACCGGTGGTCCGGGAGGGTGGGGCCCTGATCGTCTACCATCCGGCGGTGAACGAGTTCAGCTCGTTGCACCATCCGTCCTATGTGGACTTCTTCGCCGATGTGCTCTCGGCGGGCACCGATGCGACCGAGGTGCGGGACACGTTCCAGGCGAAGTACGCCGAGGACGCCTGGTACGCGCACCTCTACCGGTCCGGGAACGCCTACCACGGTGCCCACCCGTTCCTGCTCTGGTACCAGCTGTCACGGGCAGTGGAGCACTGCGGTGACATCATCTGGGTCGGTGCCGACATCGCCACCGTCGAACGGCTCGGCTTCCGGAGCGCGAGCACCCTGCACGACGCGCTCGAGATCGTGGCCCCGACCGTCGGCCGGACACCGAAGATCAGCTATCTGCACCAGCCGACGCACCTGATCGCGGACGTCAGATGA
- a CDS encoding GNAT family N-acetyltransferase, which yields MSHRPARERRQLTPAVDGLPDSEGNLEWSGITREDLEELSGLMTAIEVLDEPLERHSLEALYEAFDEAGADPAHDGLLGRDGGGPLVAYGWNHPGRTDTDPRRVYLDGGVHPGWRRQGIGTALLRWQLEQARSWYRRSWQPGHGPLRVMGHVDEKQTGRRALFESFGLEPLRWYADMSFLFDGDPPTAPVPTGVTIVPFSDELSEGVRRAHNEAFADHWGSQPVDRTRWQEQLVRADARPEWSWVALDGETGEVTGYAMNAAYRQDWDAQGYSEGWTDRLGVRRAWRGRGIARALLCASMRSFADAGLEAAGLGVDSDNPTGAFQLYESLGYRAGETIVMHALTENYQPAG from the coding sequence GTGTCACATCGCCCCGCGCGTGAGCGCAGGCAGCTGACCCCGGCCGTGGACGGGCTCCCGGACTCCGAGGGCAACCTGGAATGGTCCGGGATCACCCGTGAAGACCTTGAAGAGCTGAGCGGGCTGATGACGGCCATCGAGGTACTCGACGAGCCCCTGGAACGGCACAGCCTCGAAGCGCTCTACGAGGCCTTCGACGAGGCCGGCGCCGACCCCGCCCACGACGGTCTGCTGGGCCGCGACGGCGGCGGACCGCTGGTCGCGTACGGCTGGAACCACCCAGGTCGAACCGACACCGACCCACGACGGGTCTACCTGGACGGCGGGGTGCACCCGGGCTGGCGGCGGCAGGGGATCGGCACCGCGTTGCTCCGGTGGCAGCTGGAGCAGGCCCGGAGCTGGTATCGACGGAGCTGGCAGCCGGGACACGGCCCGCTGCGGGTGATGGGGCATGTCGACGAGAAGCAGACCGGACGGCGGGCCCTGTTCGAGTCATTCGGCCTGGAGCCGCTGCGCTGGTACGCCGACATGTCGTTCCTCTTCGACGGCGACCCGCCGACGGCGCCGGTGCCGACCGGGGTCACCATCGTGCCGTTCAGCGACGAGCTGTCCGAGGGCGTCCGCCGGGCCCACAACGAGGCCTTCGCCGACCACTGGGGCTCGCAGCCGGTGGACCGGACCCGGTGGCAGGAGCAGCTGGTGCGCGCCGACGCGCGACCGGAGTGGAGCTGGGTGGCGCTGGACGGTGAGACCGGCGAGGTCACCGGCTATGCGATGAACGCCGCCTACCGACAGGACTGGGACGCCCAGGGCTACTCGGAGGGCTGGACCGACCGTCTCGGGGTCCGCCGGGCCTGGCGTGGCCGGGGGATCGCCAGGGCGCTGCTGTGTGCCTCGATGCGCTCATTCGCCGACGCCGGTCTGGAGGCGGCCGGGCTGGGGGTCGACTCGGACAACCCGACCGGCGCCTTCCAACTGTACGAAAGCCTCGGCTACCGTGCAGGCGAGACGATCGTCATGCACGCGCTGACCGAGAACTACCAACCGGCCGGATAA